A DNA window from Chloroflexota bacterium contains the following coding sequences:
- the rpsU gene encoding 30S ribosomal protein S21, translating to MSVEVQIRQGESQDALLRRFQKQVQLSGIMREAKANLRFVSKRDAYRIKSRNSARRRRQQANRGPR from the coding sequence ATGTCGGTAGAAGTACAGATACGTCAGGGTGAATCCCAGGATGCTCTGCTGCGTCGCTTTCAGAAGCAGGTGCAGCTAAGTGGAATCATGCGTGAGGCGAAAGCCAATCTCCGCTTCGTGTCCAAGAGAGACGCTTACCGGATAAAATCAAGAAACAGCGCCCGGCGGAGACGGCAGCAGGCTAATAGAGGACCGCGCTAG
- a CDS encoding DEAD/DEAH box helicase encodes MNFEAFNFHPSVIAGVRALGYTTPTPIQVRAIPPIMQGRDVIGLAQTGTGKTAAFVLPILQRLLQSPRGRVNALIISPTRELAEQTCEAITDLGSQTRLRSIAIYGGVSMQQQMQGLRDGVEIAVACPGRLLDHIWKGTIDLSHVEVLVIDEADRMFDMGFLPDIRSILKCLTKQRQTLLFSATMPDDIRRLVQDVLHQPVTVQIGRTAPALTVSHALYPVEQHRKTALLIELLRHIETESVLVFTRTKHRTERVMQQLKRAGFRATSLQGNLTQGRRQAAIDGFRDGSVKILVATDIAARGIDVLSISHVINYDMPETTDAYTHRIGRTGRVEKNGDALTFITGADTAKVRALELILQAKLERRKLQGFDYSEPAAAR; translated from the coding sequence GTGAATTTCGAAGCATTTAATTTTCATCCGAGCGTTATAGCCGGTGTGCGAGCGCTTGGTTATACTACGCCCACACCCATCCAGGTTAGAGCCATCCCTCCCATAATGCAGGGCCGTGATGTCATCGGCCTGGCACAGACCGGCACCGGCAAGACAGCCGCCTTCGTGCTGCCCATTTTGCAGCGTCTGCTGCAGTCCCCCAGGGGGCGGGTCAATGCTCTCATAATCTCGCCCACGCGTGAACTCGCTGAGCAAACCTGCGAGGCTATTACTGACCTGGGCAGTCAAACCCGACTGCGAAGCATCGCTATTTACGGTGGGGTGAGCATGCAGCAACAAATGCAGGGGCTGCGCGACGGGGTCGAAATAGCTGTTGCCTGTCCCGGCCGCCTGCTGGACCACATCTGGAAGGGCACAATCGATTTATCGCATGTGGAAGTTCTTGTTATCGACGAGGCGGACCGGATGTTTGACATGGGCTTTCTGCCGGACATTCGTAGTATTTTGAAATGTCTCACCAAACAGCGCCAGACGCTCCTTTTCTCGGCCACCATGCCTGACGATATCCGGCGTCTGGTCCAGGATGTCCTGCACCAGCCGGTTACGGTTCAAATCGGCCGCACGGCGCCGGCACTCACGGTATCGCACGCGCTGTACCCGGTTGAGCAGCATCGCAAGACTGCGCTGCTGATAGAGCTCTTACGGCACATCGAAACGGAGTCGGTACTTGTCTTCACGCGTACCAAACACCGCACCGAGCGTGTCATGCAGCAGCTGAAAAGAGCCGGGTTCAGAGCCACCTCATTGCAGGGCAACCTGACTCAGGGCAGGCGTCAGGCTGCCATCGATGGCTTTCGTGACGGCTCGGTTAAAATCCTGGTAGCGACCGACATCGCCGCCCGCGGCATTGACGTATTGAGTATTTCGCACGTCATAAATTACGACATGCCTGAGACCACGGATGCCTACACGCACCGCATCGGCCGCACCGGACGTGTTGAAAAAAACGGCGATGCCTTAACCTTTATCACCGGTGCCGATACAGCCAAGGTCCGGGCTCTTGAGCTTATTCTCCAGGCAAAACTGGAGCGCCGGAAACTGCAAGGCTTTGATTACTCGGAGCCCGCTGCCGCCAGATAA
- a CDS encoding phospholipase codes for MNTKRLSCLVFLILVLVFALQSFSCTPGTDYSSTVKHDYSESIVSGGLERTYSVHISSSYDPSQPTPLVIVLHGGGGTGQGMVKLTGFNAVADRENFIIVYPDGFGKHWNDGRGVQWQSHVENTDDVGFISALIDQLSHELNIDAKRVYVTGISNGGMMSHRLGCELSQKIAAISPVASNIPVNKAPVWSPSRPMPVLIINGTDDPLERWEGGEIRLGRNTYGVVLSVADTVKFWVEKNQCSSSPVITQLPDKDPSDGTTVRTEVYGGCEGGAEVVLYAIEGGGHTWPGGLQYLPESIIGKTSREFNASEVIWQFFKEHPME; via the coding sequence TGCCTTGCAGAGCTTTAGCTGTACGCCCGGCACCGATTATTCCAGTACGGTAAAACATGATTACTCGGAATCAATCGTTAGTGGAGGGCTGGAACGCACCTACAGCGTCCACATCAGCAGTTCCTATGACCCGAGCCAACCGACCCCGCTGGTCATTGTGCTGCACGGCGGCGGAGGCACAGGCCAGGGCATGGTCAAACTCACCGGCTTCAATGCCGTTGCCGACAGAGAGAATTTCATCATTGTCTACCCTGATGGCTTCGGAAAGCACTGGAACGACGGCAGGGGGGTACAATGGCAGTCCCACGTTGAAAACACTGATGACGTCGGCTTTATATCTGCTCTGATAGACCAACTTTCACATGAACTGAATATTGATGCCAAAAGGGTTTATGTAACCGGCATATCCAACGGAGGCATGATGTCGCACCGCCTTGGCTGCGAACTATCCCAGAAAATAGCGGCTATCTCTCCTGTTGCCAGCAACATACCGGTAAACAAGGCGCCAGTATGGTCGCCATCACGGCCGATGCCAGTTTTGATAATCAACGGGACCGACGACCCCCTTGAGCGCTGGGAAGGTGGCGAAATCCGCCTGGGGAGAAACACATACGGGGTAGTCCTGTCTGTAGCCGATACAGTCAAATTCTGGGTTGAGAAGAACCAGTGCTCCTCATCGCCGGTTATCACACAACTGCCGGACAAAGACCCCTCCGATGGCACCACAGTGCGGACGGAAGTCTACGGAGGCTGCGAAGGTGGCGCTGAAGTGGTTCTTTACGCCATAGAAGGTGGCGGGCACACCTGGCCCGGTGGATTACAGTACCTGCCCGAATCAATTATCGGCAAGACATCCCGGGAATTCAACGCCAGCGAGGTAATCTGGCAATTCTTCAAAGAACATCCGATGGAGTAA
- a CDS encoding RNA-binding protein, with amino-acid sequence MNIYVGNLPLELTEDELRREFSVFGQVKSVSLINDKYTGSRQPRLYAFVEMDSKVEGEAAVFNLKGKEIGGRVIEVISALPLSDNKDKWFLNSKRVSRYHNKRQQGHQA; translated from the coding sequence ATGAATATCTATGTGGGTAACTTACCGCTTGAGTTGACCGAAGACGAGCTCCGGAGGGAATTCTCGGTTTTCGGGCAGGTGAAATCCGTCAGCCTCATAAATGACAAATACACCGGCAGCAGACAACCGCGGCTATATGCCTTTGTTGAAATGGACTCGAAGGTAGAAGGCGAAGCCGCAGTTTTCAACCTCAAAGGCAAAGAAATAGGTGGCCGGGTAATTGAAGTTATCTCGGCTCTTCCCCTTTCGGACAACAAAGATAAATGGTTCTTAAATAGCAAGAGAGTTAGCCGTTATCATAACAAAAGACAGCAAGGACACCAGGCCTAA